The Anas platyrhynchos isolate ZD024472 breed Pekin duck chromosome 31, IASCAAS_PekinDuck_T2T, whole genome shotgun sequence genome includes a window with the following:
- the LOC119716235 gene encoding olfactory receptor 14J1-like gives MAYDRYVAICKPLHYGSLLGSRACAQMAAAAWGSGFLNAVLHTTTTFSLPLCQGNAVDQFFCEIPHILKLSCSDSDYLKEVRLLVVSACFALVCFVFIVVSYVQIFRAVLRMPSEQGQHKAFSTCLPHLAVVSLFVSTAILAYLKPPSISSPSLDLMVSVLYSVVPPAVNPLIYSMRNQELKATLKKLILVVILT, from the coding sequence atggcctatgaccgctacgttgccatctgcaagcccctgcactacgggagcctcctgggcagcagagcttgtgcccagatggcagcagctgcctggggcagtggctttctcaatgctgtcctgcacacgacCACTACTTTTTCCCtacccctctgccaaggcaatgctgtggaccagttcttctgtgagatcccccacatcctcaagctctcctgctcagattcaGACTACCTAAAGGAAGTTAGACTTCTGGTGGTTAGTGCATGTTTTgcattagtttgttttgttttcattgtggtgtcctatgtgcagatcttcagggcagtgctgaggatgccctctgagcagggccagcacaaagccttttccacgtgcctccctcacctggctgtggtctccctctttgtcagcactgccatacttgcctacctgaagcccccctccatctcctccccatccttgGACCTGATGGTgtcagttctgtactcagtggtgcctccagcagtgaacccgcTCATCtatagcatgaggaaccaggagctgaaagccACACTGAAGAAACTGATTCTAGTGGTAATACTTACTTAG
- the LOC139999984 gene encoding olfactory receptor 14J1-like gives MAYDRYVAICKPLHYGSLLGSRACAQMAAAAWGSGFLNAVLQTTTTFSLPLCQGNAVDQFFCEIPHILKLSCSNAYLREVGALVFSISLAFGCFVFIVVSYVQIFRAVLRMPSVQGRHKAFSTCLPHLAVVSLFLSTVMFAYLKPPSISSPSLDLVVAVLYSVLPPAVNPLIYSMRNKELKEALRTLLQYSVFQKGNGLLHLIP, from the coding sequence atggcctatgaccgctacgttgccatctgcaagcccctgcactacgggagcctcctgggcagcagagcttgtgcccagatggcagcagctgcctggggcagtggctttctcaatgctgtcctgcagaCTACCactacattttcccttcccctctgccaaggcaatgctgtggaccagttcttctgtgaaatcccccacatcctcaagctctcctgctcaaatgcctacctcagggaagttggggcacttgtGTTTAGTATTTCTTTAGCCTtcggttgttttgttttcattgtggtgtcctatgtgcagatcttcagggcagtgctgaggatgccctctgtgcagggccggcacaaagccttttccacgtgcctccctcacctggctgtggtctccctctttcttAGCACtgtcatgtttgcctacctgaagcccccttccatctcctctccatcgcTGGATCTcgtggtggcagttctgtactcagtgctgcctccagcagtgaaccccctcatctacagcatgaggaataaaGAGCTCAAGGAGGCACTGAGGACGTTATtgcaatattcagtatttcaaaaaggaaatggTCTTCTGCATCTGATTCCCTGA
- the LOC119716223 gene encoding olfactory receptor 14J1-like, giving the protein MPNSSSVSEFLLLAFADTRELQLLHFMLFLGIYLAALLGNGLILSAVACHHRLHTPMYFFLLNLALLDLGCISTTLPKAMTNALWDTRAISYQGCAAQVFLFVLLIVSEFYLLTIMAYDRYVAICKPLHYGSLLGSRACAQMAAAAWGSGFLNAVLHTANTFSLPLCHGNAVDQFFCEIRQILKLSCSDAYLREVGALVFSVSLAFLCFVFIMLSYVQIFRAVLRMPSEQGRHKAFSMCLPHLAVVSLFISTGMFAYLKPPSISSPSMDLIVSVLYSVVPSSVNPLIYSMRNLEFKDAVRRLFGYMLLCNQ; this is encoded by the coding sequence atgcccaacagcagttCAGtcagtgagttcctcctgctggcattcgcagacacgcgcgagctgcagctcctgcacttcatgctcttcctgggcatctacctggctgccctcctgggcaacggcctcatcctcagcgccgtagcctgccaccaccgcctccacacccccatgtacttcttcctcctcaacctcgccctccttgacctgggatgcatctccaccactctgcccaaagccatgaccaatgccctctgggacaccagggccatctcctatcaaggatgtgctgcacaggtctttctgtttgtcttgtTGATTGTATCAGAATTTTATCTTCTCAcaatcatggcctatgaccgctacgttgccatctgcaagcccctgcactacgggagcctcctgggcagcagagcttgtgcccagatggcagcagctgcctggggcagtggctttctcaatgctgtcctgcacacggccaacacattttccctgcccctctgccatggcaatgctgtggaccagttcttctgtgaaatccgccagatcctcaagctctcctgctcagatgcctacctcagggaagttggggcacttgtgtttagtgtttctttagcctttctttgctttgttttcatcatGTTATCCTacgtgcagatcttcagggcagtgctgaggatgccctctgagcagggccggcacaaagccttttccatgtgcctccctcacctggctgtggtctccctctttatcagcactggcatgtttgcctacctgaagcccccctccatctcttccccatccatGGATCTTATTGTGTCAGTTCTCTACTCAGTTGTTCCTTCatcagtgaaccccctcatctacagcatgaggaacctgGAGTTCAAGGATGCAGTAAGGAGACTATTTGGATACATGCTTCTTTGCAATCAATAA